The Toxotes jaculatrix isolate fToxJac2 chromosome 6, fToxJac2.pri, whole genome shotgun sequence genomic interval CACGTCAACTATTTTTAAAGCAATGCAGTTTAGAGAGGAAGGCAACAGTGGGAGAAATGTGAAAgacaacaaaatgcaaaatcaTGCACTCACTTGTTTGATTTTCTTCCTTGATTTGAGCGATTATACCTCATACTTTACAGAGTTCCTGCTGATTATAAATTATGGAAAGATGTATTCCAGACATGGAAGGTCAGAAcgttttaaaataataaattattaaacataAGTTAGATCTTAAACAGAccttaaacaaaacaataatgctGAATGACAAAAACCTTTCCACGTCATGCAGTTGTTCTTAAAAAGTTACAGAAGGTAGTTCCCTTCATTCAGAGGAGATGGAATtgtaaaatgtcatgtttttttacTGACTTGTTCTTATGTTTCAGAGCAATGTTTACCGGAGGCATGAGGGAGTCAAATCAAGATACCATTGAGCTGAAGGGTTTGTCTGCCCGTGGGCTGAAACATATTATCGACTTTGCCTACAGCGCAGAAGTCACATTAGACCTGGACTGTATTCAGGATGTGCTCGGAGCAGCTGTGTTTCTTCAGATGGTCCCAGTCGTGGAACTCTGTGAGGAGTTCCTCAAGTCAGCGATGAGCGTGGAGACCTGCCTGCACATTGGCCAGATGGCCACCACCTTCAGCCTGTCTTCCCTCAAGGAGTCAGTGGATGCCTTCACCTTTCGTCACTTCCTCCAAATCGCTGAGGAGGAGGACTTTCTGCACATTCCCATGGAGCGCCTTGTCTTCTTCCTGCAGAGCAACAAACTCAAGAACTGTAGTGAGATCGATCTCTTCCACGCTGCCATCAGGTGGCTCCAGTATGACGAGTCTCGCCGGGCTACTGCCAGCAGCGTTCTCTGCCATGTCCGGTTCCCACTCATGCGCTCCTCCGAGCTGGTGGATAGTGTTCAGACGGTGGACATCATGGTGGAGGATGTGCTGTGCCGCCAGTATCTCCTCGAGGCCTTCAATTACCAGATCCTTCCCTTCCGACAGCATGAGATGCAGTCCTCGCGGACACTCATTCGTTCTGACGTCATGTCACTCATCACATTCGGTGGCACGCCGTACACTGACAACGACCGCACAGTGAGCACCAAGGTGTACTATCTCCCTGACATCACTTCCCGCCAGTTCAAAGagctgacagagatggagacgGGCTGCAGCCATGCTTGCGTTGCCGTTCTTGACAACTTTGTGTATGTTGTTGGTGGACAGCACTTACAGTACCGCAGCGGCGAGGGCGCAGTGGACAGCTGTTTCCGGTACGACCCACACTTGAGCCAGTGGCTGCGTATCCAACCCATGCAGGAGGCCCGTATTCAGTTTCAGCTCAACGTGCTACATGGACAGCTGTATGCCACCGGAGGGCGCAATCGATCTGGCAGTCTGTCATCTGTGGAGTGTTACTGCCCAAAGAAGAACGAGTGGACGTATGTGGAACCATTAAAACGAAGGATTTGGGGTCATGCAGGGACTCCCTGTGGAGAAAAGCTGTATATCTCAGGGGGTTATGGCGTCTCGCTGGATGACAAGAAAACTCTTCACTGCTATGACCCAGTATCAGACCAGTGGGACTTTAGAGCTCCCATGAATGAACCCAGAGTACTGCATGCCATGATCAGCACCAGGGATCGGGTTTATGCTCTGGGCGGTCGCATGGACCATGTGGACCGCTGTTTTGATGTGCTGGCTGTCGAGTATTACGTTCCAGAGAGCGACCAGTGGACCACTGTCAGTCCCATGAGAGCAGGGCAGTCTGAGGCAGGCTGCTGCTTATTGGACAGGAAGATCTACATCGTTGG includes:
- the klhl26 gene encoding kelch-like protein 26 isoform X2; protein product: MAESDGGDFASKHPQNRAMFTGGMRESNQDTIELKGLSARGLKHIIDFAYSAEVTLDLDCIQDVLGAAVFLQMVPVVELCEEFLKSAMSVETCLHIGQMATTFSLSSLKESVDAFTFRHFLQIAEEEDFLHIPMERLVFFLQSNKLKNCSEIDLFHAAIRWLQYDESRRATASSVLCHVRFPLMRSSELVDSVQTVDIMVEDVLCRQYLLEAFNYQILPFRQHEMQSSRTLIRSDVMSLITFGGTPYTDNDRTVSTKVYYLPDITSRQFKELTEMETGCSHACVAVLDNFVYVVGGQHLQYRSGEGAVDSCFRYDPHLSQWLRIQPMQEARIQFQLNVLHGQLYATGGRNRSGSLSSVECYCPKKNEWTYVEPLKRRIWGHAGTPCGEKLYISGGYGVSLDDKKTLHCYDPVSDQWDFRAPMNEPRVLHAMISTRDRVYALGGRMDHVDRCFDVLAVEYYVPESDQWTTVSPMRAGQSEAGCCLLDRKIYIVGGYNWHLNNVTSIVQVYNTETDEWERDLHFPESFAGIACTPIILPQNTTQR
- the klhl26 gene encoding kelch-like protein 26 isoform X1; its protein translation is MAESDGGDFASKHPQNSMANKNSTLRCTFSAPSHSATLLQGLSVLRAQGQLLDVVLAINEERFQVHKAVLAACSDYFRAMFTGGMRESNQDTIELKGLSARGLKHIIDFAYSAEVTLDLDCIQDVLGAAVFLQMVPVVELCEEFLKSAMSVETCLHIGQMATTFSLSSLKESVDAFTFRHFLQIAEEEDFLHIPMERLVFFLQSNKLKNCSEIDLFHAAIRWLQYDESRRATASSVLCHVRFPLMRSSELVDSVQTVDIMVEDVLCRQYLLEAFNYQILPFRQHEMQSSRTLIRSDVMSLITFGGTPYTDNDRTVSTKVYYLPDITSRQFKELTEMETGCSHACVAVLDNFVYVVGGQHLQYRSGEGAVDSCFRYDPHLSQWLRIQPMQEARIQFQLNVLHGQLYATGGRNRSGSLSSVECYCPKKNEWTYVEPLKRRIWGHAGTPCGEKLYISGGYGVSLDDKKTLHCYDPVSDQWDFRAPMNEPRVLHAMISTRDRVYALGGRMDHVDRCFDVLAVEYYVPESDQWTTVSPMRAGQSEAGCCLLDRKIYIVGGYNWHLNNVTSIVQVYNTETDEWERDLHFPESFAGIACTPIILPQNTTQR